Proteins encoded in a region of the Pseudopipra pipra isolate bDixPip1 chromosome 18, bDixPip1.hap1, whole genome shotgun sequence genome:
- the NOC4L gene encoding nucleolar complex protein 4 homolog encodes MAGAAALAASLEAVLGSRSNANRVFEILEPLAAQEEEEDIVSAARTCSRLFGALLERRELFVGPLPAQDAALADRYSAEDKYKIWMRHRYQDCVGCLGELMGHDAFQVKELSLCTLMKFVELEAQYPLIKIEWKGTLTFPFDLLKVVVDGLLPVNEDASLLISRFQEYMDYDDVRYFVMKAVTANIGQVMQKTKERPLPFYQQNVFSLISPINMPNKESDMVKFMVKQENREELKMSKLQAHRQVFQKMWLAFLKHKLPTGLYKKVLVILHDSVLPYMNEPTLMMDFLTVAYGIGGAISLLALNGLFILIHQHNLEYPDFYKKLYSLLDPSIYHVKYRARFFHLTDLFLSSSHLPAYLVAAFIKRLSRLALTAPPESLLMIIPFICNLFRRHPACRVLVHRPGGPADMSEDPYIMEEEEPSESRALESSLWEIQSLQNHYHPDVAKAAAVLNQSLSEMEDDISGLLELSGYELFDKEVKKKAADVPLEFEQVRGLFGKKNDIFAEHFSLD; translated from the exons ATGGCGGGGGCCGCCGCGCTCGCCGCCAGCCTGGAGGCCGTGCTGGGCAGCCGCTCCAACGCCAACCGCGTCTTCGAGATCCTGGAGCCTCTGGCG gcccaggaggaggaggaggacatcGTGAGCGCCGCCAGGACCTGCAGCCGGCTGTTCGGGGCGCTGCTGGAGCGCCGGGAGCTGTTCGTGGGGCCGCTGCCCGCCCAGGACGCCGCTCTGGCCG ATCGGTACAGCGCCGAGGACAAGTACAAGATATGGATGAGGCACCGCTACCAGGACTGCGTGGGCTGCCTGGGCGAGCTGATGGGGCACGACGCCTTCCAGGTCAAG gaattgtCACTCTGCACCCTCATGAAGTTTGTTGAGTTAGAGGCACAGTATCCATTGATCAAAATAGAGTGGAAGGGGACTTTGACTTTTCCTTTTGACCTCCTTAAG GTGGTTGTTGATGGTTTGCTTCCTGTAAATGAGGATGCTTCACTCCTGATCTCTCGCTTCCAAGAATACATGGACTACGATGATGTTCGGTACTTCGTCATGAAGGCAGTCACTGCCAATATTGGACAAGTCATGCAAAAGACAAAAGAG aggCCGCTGCCCTTTTACCAGCAGAACGTGTTTTCCCTCATTTCGCCCATTAACATGCCAAACAAGGAGTCTGACATGGTCAAATTTATGGTGAAGCAAG AAAATCGTGAGGAATTGAAAATGTCAAAGCTGCAG GCACACAGGCAGGTGTTTCAGAAAATGTGGCTCGCTTTTTTGAAGCACAAG CTGCCCACTGGCCTTTACAAGAAGGTTCTTGTCATTCTGCACGACTCTGTCCTGCCTTACATGAACGAACCCACTCTCATGATGGACTTCCTTACAGTGGCCTATGGCATAG GTGGAGCAATCAGTCTTCTAGCCCTAAATGGATTGTTTATTCTGATTCATCAGCATAATTT GGAGTATCCTGACTTTTACAAAAAGCTGTACAGTCTGTTAGACCCTTCCATATATCACGTGAAGTACCGAGCTCGCTTCTTCCATCTGACTGATCTGTTTTTGTCTTCATC TCACTTGCCAGCGTACCTGGTGGCAGCGTTCATAAAGCGGCTCTCCCGGCTGGCCCTCACGGCTCCTCCCGAGTCCCTCCTCATGATCATTCCCTTCATCTGCAACCTCTTCCGGAGACACCCCGCCTGCAGAGTGCTGGTGCACAGACCTGGTGGGCCAGCAG ATATGTCAGAAGATCCATATAttatggaggaggaggagccaTCTGAAAGCAGAGCTTTGGAGAGCTCCCTCTGGGAGATTCAG TCTCTCCAGAACCATTATCACCCAGATGTGGccaaagcagctgctgtcctgaaTCAGTCACTGTCTGAGATGGAGGATGACATATCAGGGCTCCTGGAGCTCTCAGGTTATGAG ctttttgataaagaagtaaagaaaaaggCTGCCGATGTGCCCCTGGAGTTTGAGCAAGTACGAGGTTtgtttgggaagaaaaatgataTTTTTGCAGAGCACTTCAGTTTAGATTGA